One Bacillus sp. 1780r2a1 DNA segment encodes these proteins:
- a CDS encoding hydroxymethylglutaryl-CoA lyase: protein MSLPSKATIIEVGPRDGLQNEKAFVPTPVKIQFISLLKEAGLSEIELTSFVSPKWVPQMKDANRIMQAFPLQHSTNDRHIVLVPNEQGLTKALEENCQSVALFIGVSNSFNQHNINKTTTEALHQQLPLIEKLKERNAYIRTCISTSFYCPYEGKINPDKTIELCARFVEAGVNELSIADTIGMANPKDVFTLFSSLKRAFPTVLLNAHFHDTRGIAMANIYACLQAGVMRFDSSAGGIGGCPFAKGATGNIATEDLVFMLDEMGVQTNVNSEKLLAAVSYIEPYLSHPISSKQYRLYQLAKQ, encoded by the coding sequence ATGTCATTACCTTCTAAAGCAACCATCATTGAAGTGGGACCGCGAGATGGGCTCCAAAATGAAAAAGCGTTTGTACCAACTCCTGTAAAAATTCAGTTTATTTCTTTACTAAAAGAAGCTGGCCTATCGGAGATTGAATTAACTTCTTTTGTGTCGCCAAAATGGGTACCTCAAATGAAAGATGCAAATCGAATTATGCAAGCATTTCCATTGCAGCATTCTACTAATGACCGTCATATTGTTCTCGTTCCAAATGAGCAAGGCCTAACTAAAGCGCTTGAAGAAAATTGTCAATCTGTTGCTTTATTTATCGGCGTCAGCAACTCGTTTAACCAGCATAATATTAATAAAACTACCACTGAAGCTCTTCACCAGCAGCTACCTCTTATTGAGAAGCTTAAAGAACGTAACGCCTACATTCGCACATGCATATCAACTTCCTTTTATTGTCCGTATGAAGGGAAAATTAATCCAGACAAAACCATTGAACTGTGCGCACGCTTTGTAGAAGCTGGCGTAAACGAGCTAAGCATCGCCGATACAATTGGAATGGCTAACCCCAAAGACGTTTTTACTCTCTTTTCATCATTGAAACGCGCATTTCCTACGGTTTTGCTAAATGCACACTTTCACGATACAAGAGGAATAGCCATGGCTAATATTTATGCTTGCCTTCAAGCTGGCGTCATGCGCTTTGACTCTTCAGCTGGCGGAATTGGCGGATGCCCATTTGCTAAAGGTGCAACAGGAAACATTGCAACAGAAGACTTAGTTTTTATGTTAGATGAGATGGGTGTTCAAACAAACGTGAACAGTGAAAAGCTTCTGGCTGCTGTTTCGTATATTGAACCTTACCTTTCACATCCAATTTCAAGCAAACAATATCGCCTCTATCAATTAGCTAAGCAATAA
- a CDS encoding iron-sulfur cluster biosynthesis family protein, with protein sequence MNITFTNRALEKVAEKYDQNSSLFLKLKYDTDGCGCVVSGVTSLWIVADKEFDDVVVSTNGGDILVEKTKQVFMDDNMTIDYSDAAGTFMLKSPSQILNPRMSIIDQSAKAR encoded by the coding sequence ATGAATATTACATTTACTAATCGTGCTCTTGAAAAAGTGGCTGAAAAATATGACCAAAACTCATCTCTGTTTTTAAAATTGAAATATGATACGGACGGCTGTGGCTGTGTTGTAAGCGGCGTTACATCACTTTGGATTGTTGCTGATAAAGAATTTGATGATGTTGTTGTTTCAACAAATGGTGGTGACATTCTTGTTGAGAAAACAAAGCAAGTGTTTATGGATGATAATATGACGATTGATTACAGTGATGCTGCTGGAACATTCATGCTAAAAAGTCCATCCCAAATTTTAAATCCAAGAATGTCAATTATTGACCAGTCAGCAAAAGCGCGGTAG
- a CDS encoding CDGSH iron-sulfur domain-containing protein: protein MDNGSFRVTGDVELIDAEGNKYETKPTFSLCRCGMSQKMPFCDGNHKGKFESCVRAKAVLDE, encoded by the coding sequence ATGGATAACGGATCATTTCGAGTGACTGGTGATGTTGAATTGATCGATGCTGAGGGTAATAAGTATGAAACGAAACCCACGTTTTCACTATGTCGATGTGGCATGTCACAAAAGATGCCCTTTTGTGACGGAAATCATAAAGGTAAATTTGAGTCTTGTGTGCGTGCTAAAGCCGTATTAGACGAGTAA
- a CDS encoding SDR family oxidoreductase, translated as MNNLKGKYILITGASGGLGEMISYEVAKKGANPILVARNEARLQEVSEQISEKHGVTCRTYRLDVANLSDVEVVIGKIMEDVPKIDVLINNAGFGVFEEVTEASMDTISSMFQVNVLGLIACTKAVLPAMLERNEGHIINIASQAGKLATPKSSGYAASKHAVLGFTNGLRLEIAKTNVRVTAVNPGPIQTNFFTIADQTGSYEKSMKNMMLDPVDVAKKVVESIGTNKREINLPRWMGIGSTIYQVAPRLVETLAGNAFYKK; from the coding sequence ATGAATAATCTTAAAGGAAAGTATATTTTAATTACGGGTGCATCTGGCGGATTAGGAGAAATGATTAGCTATGAAGTAGCTAAAAAAGGAGCTAACCCAATCCTTGTTGCTAGAAATGAAGCCCGCCTTCAAGAAGTATCAGAACAGATTAGTGAGAAGCATGGAGTTACTTGCCGTACATATCGATTAGATGTTGCCAATCTAAGTGATGTTGAAGTTGTCATAGGTAAAATTATGGAAGATGTTCCTAAAATTGATGTGCTGATTAACAACGCTGGCTTTGGTGTGTTTGAGGAAGTGACGGAAGCTTCGATGGATACAATTTCGTCCATGTTTCAAGTAAATGTACTAGGGCTAATCGCGTGTACGAAAGCTGTTTTACCAGCTATGTTAGAAAGAAATGAAGGTCACATTATTAATATCGCGTCTCAAGCAGGTAAGCTTGCTACGCCTAAATCTAGCGGATACGCTGCTTCAAAGCATGCTGTATTAGGATTTACAAATGGACTACGTCTCGAAATTGCTAAAACTAATGTACGCGTCACTGCAGTTAATCCAGGTCCAATTCAAACCAACTTTTTTACAATTGCCGATCAAACAGGTTCCTATGAAAAGAGCATGAAAAATATGATGCTTGACCCAGTGGATGTTGCAAAAAAAGTCGTTGAATCGATTGGCACCAATAAGCGAGAGATTAACTTGCCAAGATGGATGGGCATTGGCTCTACAATTTATCAGGTTGCGCCTCGGTTGGTTGAAACACTAGCAGGAAATGCGTTTTATAAAAAATAA